The Paenibacillus sp. YPG26 genome includes a window with the following:
- a CDS encoding EscU/YscU/HrcU family type III secretion system export apparatus switch protein, producing the protein MNEKSGRHLSMKRAVALKYEPSEHEAPVIAAKGTGHLAERILEKAKEHGIPVQEDAALVEVLSKLDLDQQIPPELYALVAEILSFIYRSDRAAEKGLSLGE; encoded by the coding sequence ATGAATGAGAAGTCAGGACGACACCTCTCTATGAAGCGGGCGGTAGCCCTCAAATACGAGCCGTCGGAGCACGAAGCGCCTGTCATTGCCGCCAAAGGGACCGGGCACTTGGCTGAACGGATTTTGGAGAAGGCGAAGGAGCACGGGATTCCGGTTCAGGAGGATGCCGCATTGGTGGAAGTACTCTCCAAGCTGGATCTGGATCAGCAGATTCCACCCGAGCTGTATGCGCTGGTAGCCGAGATTCTCAGCTTCATCTACCGTTCAGACCGGGCGGCCGAAAAGGGGCTAAGCCTTGGTGAATAA
- a CDS encoding flagellar hook-length control protein FliK yields MNIGPIVRGLLGENRAGQPKELELKMGQVIRGVVLSVSDNGQEAVVQVQGVQLRAVLETPLQKGQTTLLQVQPPGKDGMAVLKPLNLTSAGALTDRSLSEMLDSFGMENTPENRELLKLMQTQGMPLTKDAAAALQQSMASMPKGLPLEQWVESAAIAFHRGLPITAASVAGLNQAVFGPSVQNLLSALGDQVAALLAEISDLENIRPDSGKQGNPSAGMSAPSSDTEGSANPDGAGRSGSGSNGLTGQSAAAVPSKGSDLLLKIQVLLDELRSLGSQGAASSTAGNSAGLDNYGTITEEGSNINRTLNGNGSQREAAASGAAGSATAGPGAQGAAGAGGQGSAGAAVAGAGGQGPAGAAVAGAGGQGPAAAAVAGAGAQGAAGAAVTGANVQGAAGAAVIGAGAHGAAGAAGTGAGGQGAGAAASAPEEPGAAPAAAAPARTHAAEPWVARVLKLLGAEHEQQTARTVTLGASPAQPEAPPATAARAASAAAGGAAAPGGEVPAGSVPQAAPGEQAAPARSGAAAAVPGAAVPAGQPERHAAAGGPAALPEVPAAAAEPAAAVRETLKSVLMQVLESSDLPPQLQDTAKQLVNQLTGQQLLMNTDRTAPFAQMTMYLPFTGPDGDQTASVHIQSRRGRRGELDASNCRLWFDLNMKHLGQVMVDVQVADKKVILKIHSEQEAVGTFIESRQEEIHGAIESAGYRLLSLKAEPIDASSDRPGADSVPSLYVPPAYKGVDFRI; encoded by the coding sequence ATGAACATCGGGCCCATCGTACGGGGACTTCTTGGTGAGAACAGGGCCGGTCAGCCCAAGGAATTGGAATTAAAGATGGGTCAGGTTATACGCGGGGTTGTACTGAGTGTATCGGATAACGGTCAGGAAGCTGTAGTTCAGGTTCAGGGGGTGCAATTAAGGGCAGTATTGGAGACACCGCTGCAAAAAGGGCAGACGACCCTGCTCCAAGTACAGCCTCCAGGCAAGGACGGAATGGCCGTCTTAAAGCCTCTTAACTTGACCTCTGCCGGTGCACTCACGGATCGTTCTTTGTCTGAAATGCTGGACAGCTTCGGCATGGAGAATACACCGGAAAATCGTGAACTGCTGAAGCTGATGCAGACTCAGGGGATGCCCTTGACAAAGGATGCGGCTGCAGCGCTCCAGCAATCGATGGCCAGTATGCCGAAGGGGCTCCCGCTGGAACAATGGGTGGAGTCCGCCGCAATAGCCTTTCACCGGGGGCTGCCGATAACGGCAGCAAGCGTGGCAGGGCTGAATCAGGCCGTGTTCGGCCCTTCGGTACAGAATCTGCTCTCCGCACTTGGAGATCAGGTTGCCGCCTTATTGGCAGAGATTTCAGACCTAGAGAATATTCGGCCTGATTCCGGCAAGCAGGGTAATCCTTCTGCCGGGATGAGTGCTCCGAGTTCTGATACTGAGGGAAGTGCCAATCCGGATGGGGCGGGCAGGTCAGGTTCAGGAAGTAATGGACTCACTGGACAGTCTGCAGCAGCGGTGCCCTCAAAGGGAAGCGACCTTCTGCTTAAAATTCAAGTTCTGCTCGATGAGCTGCGCAGCCTGGGATCTCAAGGTGCAGCTTCTTCCACAGCTGGGAATAGTGCGGGGTTGGATAATTATGGTACAATTACAGAGGAAGGTTCTAATATAAACAGAACTCTAAATGGTAATGGCAGCCAAAGAGAAGCCGCTGCTTCCGGAGCGGCGGGTTCGGCAACGGCAGGACCGGGTGCGCAAGGAGCAGCAGGAGCGGGTGGACAAGGATCGGCTGGTGCTGCAGTGGCAGGAGCGGGTGGACAAGGACCGGCTGGTGCTGCAGTGGCAGGAGCGGGTGGACAAGGACCGGCTGCTGCTGCAGTGGCAGGAGCGGGTGCGCAAGGAGCGGCGGGAGCGGCAGTGACAGGCGCGAATGTGCAAGGAGCAGCGGGAGCGGCAGTGATAGGCGCGGGTGCGCACGGAGCGGCGGGAGCGGCAGGCACAGGCGCGGGTGGACAAGGCGCAGGCGCGGCAGCCTCCGCGCCTGAAGAGCCGGGCGCTGCGCCTGCGGCAGCAGCGCCGGCGCGCACCCACGCGGCAGAGCCGTGGGTGGCGCGGGTGCTGAAGCTGCTCGGTGCAGAGCACGAGCAGCAGACTGCGCGCACGGTGACGCTGGGCGCGTCACCGGCGCAGCCGGAAGCGCCGCCTGCAACAGCGGCGCGCGCGGCTTCCGCCGCTGCGGGCGGCGCAGCAGCGCCCGGCGGCGAAGTGCCTGCCGGCAGCGTGCCGCAGGCCGCGCCGGGGGAGCAGGCCGCACCAGCGCGCAGCGGTGCGGCAGCGGCAGTGCCCGGGGCGGCGGTGCCTGCCGGGCAGCCGGAGCGGCACGCCGCGGCCGGAGGCCCCGCGGCGCTGCCGGAAGTTCCCGCAGCGGCTGCAGAGCCCGCCGCAGCGGTCAGAGAGACGCTCAAGAGCGTCCTAATGCAGGTGCTTGAATCAAGCGACCTGCCGCCGCAGCTGCAGGATACGGCGAAGCAGCTGGTGAACCAGCTTACCGGTCAGCAGCTGCTGATGAATACAGATCGCACAGCTCCTTTTGCTCAAATGACGATGTATCTGCCGTTTACTGGCCCGGATGGGGATCAGACGGCTTCCGTGCATATTCAGTCAAGACGCGGGAGACGAGGGGAGCTTGACGCCTCGAACTGCCGGCTCTGGTTCGACCTGAACATGAAGCACCTAGGACAGGTGATGGTCGATGTTCAGGTGGCTGACAAGAAAGTCATCTTGAAGATACACAGTGAGCAGGAGGCCGTCGGAACATTTATCGAGAGCAGGCAGGAGGAGATTCACGGAGCTATCGAATCGGCCGGGTACCGGCTGTTATCCCTAAAAGCGGAGCCCATCGATGCTTCTTCCGACAGACCAGGGGCGGACAGTGTACCCTCGCTCTATGTACCTCCGGCTTATAAAGGAGTGGATTTCCGGATATGA
- a CDS encoding ribonuclease HII, translated as MLTYEKQYWRENFRHIAGIDEVGRGCLFGDVVAAAVILPQDTLIEGVTDSKKLSEKKREMLYETIMEKAVAVGVGFADAATIDRVNIKQATRLAMKEAVEQLSITPDYLLVDAEKVDSDIPQMAVIKGDALSQSIAAASIVAKVTRDRLCRGEWEAMFPEYGIAVHKGYATQLHREQILALGATPMHRKSFMRNLFIRQQELF; from the coding sequence ATGTTAACTTATGAAAAGCAGTATTGGAGGGAGAATTTTCGCCATATTGCTGGAATTGATGAGGTGGGCCGCGGCTGTCTATTTGGAGATGTAGTTGCGGCTGCCGTTATTCTTCCGCAGGATACCCTAATTGAAGGAGTAACTGACTCCAAGAAGCTTAGCGAGAAGAAGCGGGAGATGCTCTACGAGACGATTATGGAGAAAGCGGTAGCCGTAGGCGTAGGATTTGCGGACGCTGCAACCATTGATAGGGTCAATATCAAGCAGGCTACGCGCCTGGCCATGAAAGAGGCTGTGGAGCAGCTGTCCATTACACCGGATTACCTGCTAGTTGATGCGGAAAAGGTGGATTCGGACATTCCGCAGATGGCCGTGATTAAAGGAGATGCATTAAGTCAATCTATTGCGGCTGCCTCCATTGTGGCGAAAGTTACCAGGGACCGGCTCTGCAGAGGGGAATGGGAAGCCATGTTCCCGGAGTATGGAATTGCAGTACATAAAGGATATGCGACTCAGCTGCACAGGGAACAAATCCTGGCCTTGGGTGCAACACCTATGCACCGGAAAAGCTTTATGCGTAATTTGTTCATACGTCAGCAGGAACTGTTCTAA
- a CDS encoding polysaccharide deacetylase family protein translates to MRKQNWISAAVIIGLIIVVSAAFLWENGDSNNKINNLTPLNTIGQMGASLGTGKTSGGTVNIQSIQKVPSPATPNKVYYRNKVIVLMYHEVTPDQIDAGTVLVSKFKRQIEQMKANGFKWITMKQYHDFILKGTPVPDNAVLMTFDDGYESFYQYAYPILKENKVPATMFIILNTVDNPKHPGIPKLTWKQINTMQQNGIEFYNHTYDSHIQAPTDASHQATRAVLAGPMYLEKLNRKETNAEFKSRVKTDLSKAQAMLKEKLGNNMDVLAFPYGAYTKSTLEVCRELGIKITFTVKPGINAKGQLNGYRLNAGGIKNNPDELINLMKNGAEHKAKKLSSPFDLMDQGPLRTLEQVVPKPIGYRKSVVLESTKSKAPAVKVAGSEEARDGYVNL, encoded by the coding sequence ATGAGAAAACAAAACTGGATATCTGCAGCCGTAATCATTGGCCTGATAATTGTAGTATCGGCGGCATTTCTATGGGAGAATGGGGACAGCAATAATAAAATTAACAACTTAACTCCGCTCAACACAATCGGCCAGATGGGAGCCAGTCTTGGCACAGGTAAAACAAGCGGGGGCACGGTTAATATACAGAGCATCCAGAAAGTACCATCCCCTGCAACGCCTAATAAAGTATATTATCGTAATAAGGTTATTGTCCTGATGTATCATGAGGTAACACCGGATCAGATTGATGCGGGTACGGTGCTGGTATCCAAATTCAAACGGCAGATTGAACAGATGAAGGCTAACGGATTCAAGTGGATTACCATGAAGCAGTATCATGATTTCATCTTGAAGGGTACCCCGGTGCCGGACAACGCGGTGCTGATGACTTTTGACGATGGATACGAGTCATTCTATCAATATGCTTATCCGATCTTAAAAGAAAACAAGGTTCCGGCAACGATGTTCATCATTCTTAATACGGTGGACAATCCAAAGCATCCCGGGATTCCGAAATTAACATGGAAGCAGATCAACACCATGCAACAGAACGGAATTGAGTTCTACAACCATACGTATGATTCCCATATCCAGGCGCCGACAGACGCCTCTCACCAGGCAACAAGAGCTGTCCTGGCAGGTCCCATGTATCTGGAGAAGCTAAATCGTAAAGAAACGAACGCTGAATTTAAGTCCCGGGTTAAAACCGATCTCTCCAAGGCACAGGCCATGCTGAAAGAAAAGCTCGGCAACAACATGGATGTTCTGGCTTTCCCATATGGAGCTTATACAAAGTCGACGCTGGAAGTCTGCCGCGAGCTGGGGATTAAAATTACATTTACCGTTAAACCGGGAATTAACGCAAAAGGACAGTTGAATGGGTATCGGCTCAATGCCGGGGGGATCAAGAATAATCCCGATGAGCTGATCAATTTAATGAAGAACGGTGCGGAGCATAAGGCGAAAAAGCTTAGCAGTCCATTTGATCTGATGGATCAGGGTCCTCTGAGGACTCTGGAGCAAGTGGTACCAAAGCCTATTGGGTATCGGAAGTCAGTTGTGCTTGAGAGTACTAAGTCTAAGGCTCCGGCCGTTAAAGTGGCGGGGAGTGAAGAAGCACGTGACGGATATGTTAACTTATGA
- the ylqF gene encoding ribosome biogenesis GTPase YlqF, with protein sequence MTIQWFPGHMTRARRQIQEKLSLIDVVIELLDARLPLSSRNPMIDEILLNKPRLILLNKADLADPAVTREWVDYFKREGHTAITAEASTGAGVKEIPLKAKELLKEKIDRQISKGIRPRAVRGLIVGIPNVGKSTLINRLAGRAIAATGDRPGVTKGQQWIKVGTEMELLDTPGILWPKFEDQNVGYRLAATGAIKEEILNVEDIAFFAIKYLSQYYWTQLQERFDLGERPEDIENPDEIVAVMEAIGRKRGCIISGGRVDLEKASGIMLRELRAGKLGRFSMESPY encoded by the coding sequence ATGACAATACAATGGTTCCCGGGACATATGACGAGAGCACGGAGACAGATTCAGGAGAAGCTGAGTCTGATCGATGTGGTCATTGAGCTGCTGGACGCCCGCCTTCCATTGTCCAGCCGCAACCCCATGATTGATGAGATTCTGCTGAACAAACCGCGGCTTATTCTGCTGAACAAAGCCGATTTGGCAGATCCTGCGGTGACTCGGGAGTGGGTGGATTACTTCAAGCGTGAAGGACATACCGCGATTACGGCAGAGGCTTCCACAGGAGCCGGGGTTAAAGAGATCCCGCTCAAGGCAAAGGAGCTGCTCAAAGAGAAAATTGATCGCCAGATATCAAAAGGGATTAGACCGAGAGCAGTCCGGGGCTTGATAGTCGGAATACCGAACGTGGGCAAATCCACGCTAATTAACCGTTTGGCAGGCCGCGCCATAGCTGCTACAGGAGACCGGCCGGGGGTTACGAAAGGACAGCAGTGGATCAAGGTAGGAACAGAAATGGAGCTGCTGGATACTCCGGGTATCCTGTGGCCTAAATTCGAAGATCAGAATGTCGGCTACCGCTTGGCCGCAACGGGAGCGATCAAGGAAGAGATTCTGAATGTGGAAGACATTGCTTTTTTTGCGATTAAATATCTGAGTCAATATTACTGGACCCAGCTGCAGGAAAGGTTCGATCTCGGAGAACGTCCGGAAGACATTGAGAATCCCGATGAGATTGTCGCTGTCATGGAGGCCATTGGAAGAAAGCGCGGCTGTATCATCAGTGGAGGCCGTGTGGATCTGGAGAAGGCATCAGGAATTATGCTTAGAGAGCTCCGCGCTGGCAAGCTGGGCCGTTTCAGTATGGAATCACCATATTAA
- the lepB gene encoding signal peptidase I: protein MEQQFQSEQPDREQVTTEPSKKKKNEALEWLKAIVIAVVLVLLIRWLFFAPFIVDGPSMQPNFHTGERIIVNKIIYDIRQPRHGEVVVFHVPTEGRDFIKRVIGVPGDTVKVEGDTVTVNGVKVNETYIQDAIDEKHKNNQLYNNESDFPNERITDGKVPEGYVFVMGDNRSDSTDSRVLGFISQKEIVGRADLVFWPLKDIHFIKH from the coding sequence ATGGAGCAGCAATTTCAATCGGAGCAACCGGATCGAGAGCAGGTTACAACGGAACCGTCCAAGAAAAAGAAAAATGAGGCACTTGAATGGCTTAAAGCTATTGTAATTGCGGTTGTACTGGTTCTCCTGATTCGTTGGCTTTTCTTTGCCCCGTTTATTGTGGATGGTCCTTCCATGCAGCCGAACTTCCATACGGGTGAACGGATTATTGTTAATAAAATTATTTATGACATCAGACAGCCTCGTCATGGGGAAGTTGTTGTGTTCCATGTGCCGACTGAAGGCAGAGATTTCATCAAACGTGTGATCGGAGTTCCGGGTGATACGGTGAAGGTGGAAGGCGACACAGTTACGGTGAATGGAGTCAAAGTTAATGAGACTTACATTCAAGACGCTATAGATGAGAAGCATAAGAACAATCAGCTGTACAATAATGAATCCGATTTCCCGAATGAGCGGATCACGGACGGGAAAGTACCGGAAGGGTATGTGTTTGTGATGGGGGACAATCGCTCGGACAGCACAGACAGCCGTGTATTAGGTTTCATCTCCCAGAAGGAAATTGTTGGCCGTGCCGATCTGGTATTCTGGCCGTTAAAGGATATTCATTTTATTAAACACTAA
- the rplS gene encoding 50S ribosomal protein L19: MNIVQAITQEQLRQDIPSFRPGDTLKVHVKVIEGSRERVQLFEGVVIKRRGGGISETFTVRKISNGVGVERTFPLHSPKLDKIEVARRGKVRRAKLYYLRELRGKAARIKEVRR; the protein is encoded by the coding sequence ATGAATATCGTACAAGCGATTACGCAGGAACAACTTCGTCAGGATATTCCGAGTTTCCGCCCTGGTGACACTTTGAAAGTGCACGTTAAGGTTATCGAGGGATCTCGTGAGCGTGTCCAGTTGTTTGAAGGTGTTGTTATCAAGCGTCGTGGCGGTGGAATCAGTGAAACTTTTACAGTTCGTAAAATTTCCAATGGTGTAGGTGTGGAAAGAACTTTCCCGCTTCATTCCCCAAAACTCGATAAAATCGAAGTGGCTCGCCGTGGTAAAGTGCGTCGTGCTAAGCTGTACTATCTTCGCGAACTTCGCGGTAAAGCAGCTAGAATTAAAGAAGTACGTCGTTAA
- a CDS encoding 4-hydroxyphenylacetate 3-hydroxylase N-terminal domain-containing protein, whose product MPIKTGKQYIKNLNKLSPEIWLNGARIKGKISQHPAFRGLIKSQASLYDMQFEERYRDRMTYISPDTGDRVGLSYLPPSSKGDLQRRRNMMSLWADQHHGFLGRAPDYMNTALMAFAGAAGMLAETNPQFADNLRNYYVYCRENDITLSHGFIQSKISMLSAVLDNGNESSAARVHEITQDGYIVSGAFLLNTQGATSEELLIYPQPSMSNDEVNPYAFFFAVPSNLEGIKFVCRENTVNGSSKYNYPLSSRYEEMDTLVILDHVLVPHDRMFLYGDEELSASFFARSHFHTHVSHQILCRYIAKTEFLVGVLEYMAECLDRSGDKFFIDRVSEILITLETLKALVIASEAQSSLDEWGRMLPDPRPLYAANAWYPKVYPQIIETIQLLGSSDLIMIPSEQDFSSPISPYLNKYLQGSDTDAYSKVQLFRLAWELSVSAFGGRQTQYERFFFGSPNTLTERIYSNLGDRDRYMNIVKGWMTHK is encoded by the coding sequence ATGCCTATCAAAACCGGTAAGCAATATATTAAGAATCTGAACAAGCTGAGTCCCGAAATCTGGCTGAATGGAGCACGGATCAAAGGGAAGATATCGCAGCACCCGGCTTTTCGCGGACTGATCAAGTCTCAAGCCTCGCTGTATGATATGCAGTTCGAGGAACGGTACAGGGACAGGATGACCTATATTTCTCCAGATACAGGGGATCGCGTAGGCTTATCTTATCTGCCTCCAAGCAGCAAAGGCGACCTGCAGAGACGGAGGAACATGATGTCACTCTGGGCTGACCAGCATCATGGCTTCTTGGGACGCGCTCCTGACTATATGAATACGGCCTTGATGGCCTTCGCAGGAGCAGCTGGAATGCTGGCGGAGACAAATCCGCAATTTGCTGATAATCTCAGGAACTATTACGTCTACTGCCGCGAGAACGATATTACCTTGTCCCATGGCTTTATTCAGTCCAAAATAAGCATGCTGTCAGCCGTACTGGATAACGGGAATGAATCCTCCGCCGCACGGGTACATGAAATTACGCAAGACGGTTATATTGTAAGCGGAGCTTTCCTGCTCAACACGCAGGGGGCTACTTCTGAAGAGCTGTTAATCTATCCCCAGCCTTCAATGAGTAATGATGAGGTGAACCCCTATGCTTTCTTTTTTGCCGTTCCAAGCAATCTTGAGGGAATCAAGTTTGTCTGCCGGGAGAATACGGTGAACGGTTCATCGAAGTATAATTATCCGCTAAGCTCGCGTTATGAGGAGATGGATACGCTGGTCATTCTGGATCATGTGCTGGTTCCGCATGACCGAATGTTTCTTTATGGGGACGAGGAGCTGTCAGCCAGCTTTTTCGCAAGAAGTCATTTCCACACGCATGTGTCGCACCAGATCCTGTGCAGATATATTGCAAAAACGGAGTTTCTTGTTGGTGTGCTTGAATATATGGCGGAGTGCCTGGATCGCAGCGGGGATAAGTTCTTTATCGACAGGGTCTCGGAGATCCTGATTACACTTGAGACTCTGAAAGCTCTGGTTATCGCTTCTGAAGCGCAGTCCAGCCTGGACGAATGGGGTAGGATGCTGCCTGATCCGAGGCCGCTGTATGCGGCAAATGCCTGGTATCCTAAAGTCTACCCACAGATCATCGAGACCATACAGCTGCTCGGTTCAAGTGATCTGATTATGATTCCGTCCGAGCAGGATTTCAGCTCCCCCATCTCTCCTTACTTAAATAAGTATCTTCAAGGAAGTGATACGGACGCTTACTCCAAGGTTCAGTTGTTCCGGCTGGCCTGGGAACTGAGCGTGAGTGCATTCGGGGGAAGGCAGACACAATATGAGAGATTCTTCTTCGGAAGTCCTAATACGCTCACAGAGCGGATTTACTCCAATCTTGGTGACAGAGACAGGTATATGAATATCGTGAAAGGATGGATGACACACAAATAA
- a CDS encoding cupin domain-containing protein, producing the protein MTKKQLSPLVEALQLSPHEEGGWYKELWKAPVEIPQSLLGEEYSGPRFAASSIYFLLHADEASEWHTVLSDEVWLWHSGSPILLTLGGDGDEPSTTQEIILGPDILNGQTPQALVPAKVWQSAKPLGDEPVLVSCVVAPGFHYDDFRLIDKSNK; encoded by the coding sequence ATGACTAAAAAGCAGCTTTCCCCGCTAGTCGAAGCCTTACAGCTGTCCCCACATGAGGAAGGAGGATGGTATAAGGAGTTATGGAAGGCTCCTGTTGAAATTCCGCAGTCACTACTTGGAGAGGAATACTCAGGCCCACGCTTTGCAGCTTCCTCTATTTATTTCCTTTTGCATGCTGATGAAGCCTCGGAGTGGCATACTGTCCTCTCCGATGAAGTCTGGCTATGGCACTCGGGGAGCCCTATTCTGTTAACCTTGGGCGGAGACGGCGATGAGCCTTCAACGACCCAAGAGATTATTCTGGGGCCAGATATTCTGAACGGCCAGACACCGCAAGCCCTGGTTCCCGCCAAGGTATGGCAGTCAGCCAAGCCGCTCGGGGATGAGCCGGTCTTGGTCTCCTGCGTTGTGGCGCCAGGATTTCATTATGATGACTTCCGTCTAATCGACAAAAGCAATAAATAA
- the trmD gene encoding tRNA (guanosine(37)-N1)-methyltransferase TrmD, with translation MRVDVLTLFPEMFDGVFGSSILGKAQAKGIIKLNAVNFRAYSDNKHQMVDDTPYGGGGGMVLKPEPIFNAVESLLESDSIPGQAESLRPPRVILMCPQGESFTQKKAEELAREDRLIFICGHYEGYDERIREHLVTDELSIGDYVLTGGELPAMVVIDSVARLLPGVLGNETSAITDSFSTGLLEYPHYTRPAQFRDYKVPDILLSGHHANVADWRRREALRRTWQRRPDLLEYADLSAKDLKWLAEIKLESE, from the coding sequence ATGCGTGTAGATGTACTGACTTTATTTCCGGAGATGTTTGACGGGGTCTTCGGCTCCAGTATCTTGGGGAAGGCTCAGGCCAAGGGGATAATTAAGTTAAATGCGGTAAATTTCAGAGCGTACTCGGACAACAAGCACCAAATGGTGGACGATACCCCGTATGGAGGGGGGGGCGGCATGGTATTAAAGCCTGAGCCTATCTTCAATGCGGTAGAGAGCCTGCTTGAGTCTGACTCGATTCCAGGTCAGGCAGAATCTCTGCGTCCGCCCAGAGTCATTCTGATGTGTCCGCAAGGAGAGTCTTTCACACAGAAGAAAGCGGAAGAGCTGGCGCGTGAGGATCGGCTTATCTTCATCTGCGGTCATTATGAAGGGTATGATGAACGGATTCGGGAGCATCTGGTTACGGATGAGCTATCCATTGGGGACTACGTACTGACAGGGGGAGAACTGCCTGCCATGGTGGTCATCGACAGTGTAGCCAGACTGCTGCCCGGGGTGCTGGGAAATGAAACAAGCGCCATAACGGACTCCTTCAGTACGGGACTGCTGGAATATCCGCATTATACGAGACCAGCCCAGTTCAGAGATTACAAGGTGCCGGATATTCTTCTAAGCGGTCATCATGCGAATGTTGCCGACTGGAGACGCCGCGAAGCGCTTAGACGGACCTGGCAGCGCCGTCCCGATCTTCTTGAGTATGCTGACCTTAGTGCCAAGGATCTCAAATGGCTGGCAGAAATAAAGCTTGAGAGTGAATAG
- the rimM gene encoding ribosome maturation factor RimM (Essential for efficient processing of 16S rRNA) → MSDSLLTVGKIVNTHGIRGELKVLLSTDFPEVRFAPGKELIMVHPETKQQVKAIVDQSRPSKQTYLVKFKEYGNINEVEKYKGWDLKVTKDQTIELPENEYYFHEIIGCRVVTEKGEELGVIDEILRPGANDVWVVKTPARKQILLPVIDDVVLDVNVTDKLVKVHLMEGLL, encoded by the coding sequence ATGTCCGATTCATTGTTAACGGTTGGTAAGATTGTGAATACACATGGGATTCGTGGAGAGCTTAAAGTGCTGCTTAGTACAGATTTCCCCGAAGTGCGCTTCGCTCCAGGGAAAGAGCTGATCATGGTACACCCGGAGACGAAGCAGCAGGTCAAAGCTATAGTAGACCAATCTCGTCCATCCAAACAGACTTACCTGGTGAAGTTCAAGGAGTATGGGAACATCAACGAGGTTGAGAAGTATAAGGGATGGGATTTGAAAGTAACCAAAGACCAGACCATCGAGCTTCCAGAGAATGAGTATTATTTCCACGAAATTATCGGCTGCCGGGTTGTCACTGAAAAAGGGGAAGAGCTTGGAGTCATTGATGAGATTCTCCGTCCTGGGGCCAATGACGTATGGGTCGTGAAGACACCTGCCCGCAAGCAGATTCTTCTTCCTGTAATTGATGATGTGGTGCTGGATGTGAACGTCACAGACAAGCTCGTGAAGGTGCATCTGATGGAAGGATTGTTGTAA
- a CDS encoding KH domain-containing protein produces MEQLVGVIAKALVDHPEDVRVNVVEKEQLVIFELTVHPDDVGKVIGKQGRIAKALRTVVTSAAVKLDKRVTVDIMS; encoded by the coding sequence ATGGAACAATTAGTCGGCGTAATTGCGAAGGCTTTAGTTGATCATCCGGAAGATGTGCGTGTGAACGTCGTGGAGAAAGAGCAGCTTGTTATCTTTGAACTAACTGTACATCCGGACGATGTGGGGAAGGTCATTGGTAAGCAGGGGCGAATCGCCAAGGCGCTTCGCACGGTTGTCACCTCTGCAGCAGTGAAGCTAGACAAACGGGTCACCGTGGACATTATGTCTTAA
- the rpsP gene encoding 30S ribosomal protein S16 produces MATRIRLKRIGAHKAPFYRIVVSNSRSPRDGRFIEEIGYYNPVAEPAVVNINEEKALKWLQDGAQASDTVRNLLSKAGVLKKFHELKNQK; encoded by the coding sequence TTGGCAACTCGTATTCGTTTGAAACGTATTGGTGCTCATAAAGCTCCTTTCTACCGTATCGTGGTTTCGAATTCCCGTTCCCCACGTGACGGTCGCTTTATCGAGGAAATTGGTTACTACAACCCGGTCGCTGAACCAGCCGTTGTAAACATCAATGAAGAAAAAGCATTGAAATGGCTGCAAGATGGTGCACAAGCATCTGACACTGTCCGTAACCTGCTTAGCAAAGCTGGTGTCCTCAAAAAGTTCCATGAACTTAAGAACCAGAAATAA